One genomic region from Thalassomonas viridans encodes:
- a CDS encoding FMN-binding glutamate synthase family protein — protein sequence MRKAFIFTMIAAIMVIIVMSGLWPAILWAFIVLIPLVVLGSYDMMQQKHALWRTFPVLGHGRWLLESVRPYLRQYWFESDTDGVPVNRMFRTVIYQRAKGELDTVPYGTQLDTKAVGYEWIGHSLAAKQLAESETGLRVTIGGPHCRQPYSASILNISAMSFGALSDNAIRALNKGAKQGGFAHNTGEGGISPYHSEYGGDLIWQIGTGYFGCRTSAGEFCPQSFKKIAAGGQVKMIEIKLSQGAKPGHGGILPAAKNTPEIAAIRKVKSGARVVSPPAHSAFDTPVAMMAFIGQLRELSLGKPIGFKLAVGRKSEFFALCKAMIKTGITPDFITVDGGEGGTGAAPLEYANSVGMPLREALGFVCDTLTGFGLKKDIKVIAGGKIFTGFHVVKNIAMGADVCNSARGMMVALGCIQSLTCNSNKCPVGIATQNPSLSTGVVVNDKAGRVARFHRETVKATAELIAAAGLHHSSALNRSHIYRRVSQTEVKRYDEIYPPPKEGCFLTGNYPEHFQQEMAESCADSFMPQHTAFVPVIDRQQQAG from the coding sequence ATGAGAAAGGCTTTTATTTTCACTATGATTGCAGCCATTATGGTGATAATTGTGATGTCGGGGCTGTGGCCGGCCATACTGTGGGCCTTTATCGTGCTTATTCCTTTGGTTGTGCTCGGTAGTTATGACATGATGCAGCAAAAACATGCCCTTTGGCGTACTTTTCCTGTACTTGGACATGGCCGTTGGTTGCTGGAGTCTGTTCGCCCCTATTTGCGCCAATACTGGTTTGAGTCTGACACCGACGGCGTGCCTGTTAACCGAATGTTCAGAACGGTTATTTACCAGCGGGCAAAAGGCGAGTTAGATACCGTGCCCTATGGCACCCAGCTGGACACTAAAGCGGTTGGTTATGAATGGATAGGCCATTCGCTGGCGGCAAAACAGCTGGCGGAGTCGGAAACCGGCCTTAGGGTAACGATTGGCGGCCCGCATTGTCGGCAACCTTATAGCGCCAGTATTCTTAATATTTCGGCGATGAGCTTCGGCGCTTTAAGCGACAATGCCATTCGCGCCCTTAACAAAGGCGCCAAACAAGGCGGGTTTGCACATAATACCGGCGAAGGCGGAATTAGCCCCTACCATAGTGAATATGGCGGCGACTTGATCTGGCAAATAGGCACCGGGTATTTTGGCTGCCGCACCAGTGCCGGGGAGTTTTGCCCGCAGAGCTTTAAAAAAATTGCCGCCGGCGGGCAGGTAAAAATGATCGAGATTAAGTTGTCTCAGGGAGCTAAGCCCGGCCATGGCGGCATTTTACCGGCAGCCAAAAACACCCCGGAAATAGCCGCTATCAGAAAGGTAAAAAGCGGCGCCCGGGTGGTTTCTCCGCCTGCGCACAGTGCCTTTGACACCCCGGTTGCCATGATGGCCTTTATTGGGCAGCTGCGCGAGTTGTCGTTGGGCAAGCCTATAGGCTTTAAACTGGCCGTGGGCAGAAAAAGCGAGTTTTTTGCCCTGTGCAAGGCCATGATTAAAACGGGGATAACGCCGGACTTTATCACGGTAGACGGCGGTGAGGGCGGCACCGGCGCCGCACCGTTAGAGTATGCCAACTCTGTTGGTATGCCGCTAAGGGAGGCGCTGGGGTTTGTGTGCGATACCCTGACGGGCTTCGGCCTGAAAAAAGACATTAAGGTGATTGCCGGCGGGAAAATATTTACCGGGTTTCATGTGGTGAAAAATATCGCCATGGGCGCCGATGTTTGCAACAGCGCCCGCGGCATGATGGTAGCCTTGGGCTGCATTCAGTCACTAACCTGCAATTCCAATAAATGCCCGGTGGGCATTGCCACGCAAAATCCGTCGTTGTCTACCGGTGTTGTGGTGAATGACAAAGCCGGGCGTGTGGCGAGGTTTCACCGCGAAACCGTCAAAGCTACCGCCGAGCTTATTGCCGCTGCGGGCCTGCATCATTCGTCAGCGTTGAACCGCTCGCATATCTACCGCAGGGTGAGCCAGACAGAGGTTAAACGTTACGATGAAATATACCCGCCCCCGAAAGAAGGCTGTTTTTTAACAGGCAATTACCCTGAGCATTTTCAGCAGGAGATGGCCGAGTCTTGCGCTGACAGTTTTATGCCGCAGCATACCGCTTTTGTGCCTGTTATTGACAGGCAACAGCAAGCAGGTTGA
- a CDS encoding reverse transcriptase domain-containing protein has protein sequence MMLTDKSLLCQIASDDILEQAYDWLCRRRANSHYNNDVWHLRFHWQQIKPALQTALRAGEYHFSPCRARQVQGTSGLQRIGVWNAQDAVVLKATAIVLTRILSPKLSRDCYHLPGRGGAKACVMQANNNVGAYRFVCRSDVNSYYATVDHHVLLKQLRTLLLDDGVIALIARMLARVDDVDGELYRVTVGMNKGNPLSPLLGAVYLQAMDDAIGGYCRLHGLKYFRFMDDWLILCRTRNQLRTVVRLMNRILAQVKQSKHPFKTYIGKIKAGGFDFLGYRVGDVKNNGLGIAWATWMNHQARLKQLYEQGAEKSRIAEYVKRWLIWVKSGVVIDLGTVVGLEAGGAVLDISDNIRDTK, from the coding sequence ATGATGTTGACAGATAAAAGCCTGCTTTGCCAAATCGCCAGTGATGACATACTTGAGCAGGCCTATGACTGGCTATGCCGCCGCCGGGCAAACAGCCATTACAACAATGACGTTTGGCATTTGCGTTTTCATTGGCAGCAAATAAAGCCGGCGTTGCAAACCGCCCTGCGGGCGGGCGAATATCACTTTTCCCCCTGCCGTGCCCGCCAAGTGCAAGGAACATCGGGCTTGCAGCGCATTGGCGTATGGAACGCACAGGATGCCGTAGTGCTCAAGGCGACGGCGATTGTGCTTACCCGCATCTTGTCTCCCAAGCTCAGCCGGGATTGTTATCACCTGCCCGGGCGCGGCGGGGCTAAAGCCTGTGTGATGCAGGCCAACAATAACGTGGGTGCATACCGCTTTGTGTGCCGCTCGGATGTTAATTCTTATTATGCCACGGTTGACCATCATGTTTTGCTAAAGCAGCTGCGCACTCTGCTTTTAGATGACGGCGTTATTGCCTTGATAGCACGGATGCTGGCCCGGGTAGATGATGTTGATGGCGAACTATATCGGGTGACGGTGGGGATGAATAAAGGCAATCCGTTGTCGCCTCTTTTAGGGGCGGTGTATTTACAGGCAATGGATGACGCTATTGGCGGTTATTGCCGCCTTCACGGGTTGAAATACTTTCGCTTTATGGATGACTGGTTGATTTTATGCCGGACACGCAACCAATTACGGACGGTAGTTCGCTTGATGAACCGGATTTTAGCGCAGGTTAAACAAAGCAAACACCCCTTTAAAACTTATATTGGCAAGATCAAAGCCGGCGGCTTTGATTTTCTCGGTTACCGGGTGGGTGACGTGAAAAACAACGGCTTGGGCATCGCCTGGGCTACCTGGATGAACCATCAAGCGAGACTCAAGCAGCTTTACGAGCAAGGTGCGGAAAAAAGCCGCATTGCTGAGTATGTTAAACGGTGGTTGATTTGGGTGAAGAGTGGGGTTGTGATTGATTTGGGGACGGTTGTTGGGCTGGAAGCTGGCGGGGCGGTATTGGATATATCGGACAACATCCGTGATACTAAATAG